One window of Methanohalophilus levihalophilus genomic DNA carries:
- a CDS encoding sensor histidine kinase, producing the protein MLFRKRKLNVLIILFIAFLFISSIIFFGTRANQEVQEIFEEQFTRQQTLVAMQISSGISEFLNEKFVALEIAANYENGVPPDNFSRHFEAIYNHSAGFYALEFVDKNGTIVSGYPEENVPLGYNLYENERAIAFEKTKEIGTTYVTDPIESIEGDLTIFVWVPVYKEKEFQGTILALIHTEEITKRVIREYNASSGYIYIIDSNGKLLYDSSEDYYPGDNYFDLLSEPDHRRLFILGEQVEGNSGSGWYRELNENGEEEIRLVSYVPIEWHNQVWSVGVVTPLQDIIAIIRTVYLKQATFMLSTGFFILFFSALMVLIFASWNRTLEDEVARKTAELEKSNRHLRKLDRLKNEFLSMVSHELKTPLTAMRTSSEFLKEGKCDSETQDEMLDLIIRNIDRQSRMVDDLLDISRIESEKMTFKEEKVDIAEAIHNAMEVVRSKAEKKKIHLEIDDMDLPAARTDKDKLIRTLVNLLDNAIKFTPYNGEAIQISGKTEDDFLRLTVADKGTGFPAEEIEKIFDKFYQIDSTATRKAGGTGLGLAIIKGIVEGQGGRISVTSDPGNGSTFTFTIRKWVE; encoded by the coding sequence ATGCTATTCAGAAAACGAAAACTGAATGTCCTGATAATTCTCTTCATTGCTTTTCTTTTTATTAGTTCAATTATCTTTTTCGGAACACGTGCCAACCAGGAAGTTCAGGAGATTTTTGAAGAACAATTCACCCGACAACAAACCCTTGTAGCAATGCAAATCTCCTCCGGGATAAGTGAATTCCTGAATGAGAAATTTGTAGCGCTGGAGATTGCAGCAAACTACGAAAATGGAGTTCCACCTGATAATTTTTCCCGACATTTTGAAGCTATATACAACCATTCCGCCGGATTCTACGCGCTTGAATTTGTGGATAAAAACGGAACAATTGTTTCAGGATATCCAGAAGAAAACGTACCCCTGGGATACAACCTCTATGAAAATGAAAGAGCAATTGCATTTGAGAAAACAAAAGAGATAGGAACCACATACGTAACCGATCCAATAGAATCAATAGAGGGAGACCTCACAATATTTGTATGGGTGCCTGTTTACAAAGAAAAAGAGTTTCAGGGGACAATTCTTGCCTTAATCCATACTGAAGAAATAACAAAGCGTGTGATTCGGGAATACAATGCATCTTCCGGATATATTTACATAATAGACAGCAATGGGAAATTACTCTACGACAGTTCAGAGGATTACTATCCAGGAGACAACTATTTTGATCTTTTAAGCGAACCGGATCACAGGCGCCTCTTCATCCTTGGGGAGCAGGTAGAAGGAAACAGTGGCTCAGGATGGTATCGGGAATTAAATGAAAATGGGGAAGAAGAAATCAGATTGGTTTCATACGTTCCTATTGAATGGCATAATCAGGTATGGTCGGTGGGCGTTGTCACCCCTCTGCAAGATATAATCGCAATCATTCGAACAGTTTACCTCAAGCAGGCAACTTTCATGCTTTCAACGGGATTTTTTATTCTATTCTTCAGTGCTCTTATGGTATTGATATTCGCTTCGTGGAACCGAACCCTTGAAGATGAAGTTGCTCGCAAAACCGCAGAACTTGAAAAATCAAATCGGCACCTTCGAAAGCTGGATCGCCTGAAAAATGAATTCCTTTCAATGGTTTCACACGAATTAAAGACACCGTTGACAGCCATGCGAACATCCAGCGAATTCCTCAAAGAAGGAAAATGTGACAGTGAAACTCAGGATGAAATGCTTGACTTGATTATCCGCAACATCGATAGACAGTCAAGGATGGTTGATGATTTACTTGATATTTCCAGAATCGAATCCGAAAAAATGACTTTCAAAGAAGAAAAAGTCGATATTGCAGAAGCAATTCATAATGCCATGGAAGTAGTCAGATCAAAGGCAGAAAAAAAGAAAATTCATTTAGAGATCGATGACATGGATTTACCCGCAGCAAGAACCGATAAAGATAAACTGATTCGCACCCTTGTAAACCTTCTCGACAATGCTATCAAATTCACCCCATATAATGGGGAAGCTATTCAGATTAGTGGAAAAACCGAAGATGATTTCCTCAGGTTGACTGTGGCCGATAAAGGAACTGGCTTTCCTGCAGAGGAAATCGAGAAAATATTTGATAAATTCTATCAGATAGACAGCACTGCAACAAGAAAAGCTGGTGGAACAGGTTTAGGCCTTGCAATCATCAAAGGAATTGTGGAAGGGCAGGGAGGCAGGATTTCCGTTACAAGCGACCCGGGGAATGGAAGTACTTTCACATTTACAATAAGGAAGTGGGTGGAGTGA
- a CDS encoding YIP1 family protein: protein MAEITGVLTNPNAFFSEKMQDPIELKIPFLIVFVTALISGVSGYIMTNAVLANIPEASSFSSIAAIGGAIGAFISIFIMWLIYTGIFHGISALLGGEGSFKRSLEVVGYGYIPTILSSIVGIVGIQSLAGNLQNINIEDSAAYAELIAADPVLQAVSIIGIIFM, encoded by the coding sequence ATGGCTGAAATTACAGGTGTGTTAACTAATCCAAATGCATTTTTCAGTGAGAAAATGCAAGATCCGATCGAACTAAAGATTCCCTTTTTAATTGTATTCGTTACAGCTCTAATTTCAGGAGTAAGCGGATATATTATGACGAACGCTGTTCTTGCGAATATCCCGGAAGCTTCTTCTTTTTCCTCAATAGCTGCAATTGGAGGGGCAATAGGTGCCTTTATATCGATTTTCATTATGTGGCTAATCTACACAGGAATCTTCCATGGAATCTCCGCACTTTTAGGGGGGGAAGGATCTTTCAAACGGTCTCTTGAAGTTGTAGGCTATGGTTACATTCCTACGATACTCAGTTCCATTGTCGGAATTGTTGGCATACAGAGTCTTGCGGGAAATTTGCAAAATATCAATATAGAAGATAGTGCAGCCTATGCTGAACTTATCGCTGCGGATCCAGTCCTTCAGGCGGTTTCCATCATCGGAATTATCTTCATGTAA
- a CDS encoding rubrerythrin family protein produces the protein MSTMENLEGAFTGESMANRKYLAFAKKADEDGHPQIAKLFRAAAAAETVHAHNHLGIMGGIKSTEENLKEAIEGETFEFTEMYPEFIEKANEEGEGKAAWSFKVANEVEAIHAELYKKALENIGNNEEVDYYVCEVCGNTVEGSAPDVCPICGAPASKFEKIN, from the coding sequence ATGAGTACAATGGAAAATCTGGAAGGTGCATTTACAGGTGAATCAATGGCAAACAGGAAATACCTCGCGTTTGCAAAAAAAGCAGATGAAGACGGACATCCACAGATTGCAAAACTTTTCAGGGCAGCAGCAGCTGCGGAAACAGTGCATGCACACAATCATCTTGGCATTATGGGTGGCATAAAGAGTACCGAGGAAAACCTGAAGGAAGCTATTGAAGGTGAAACCTTCGAATTTACTGAAATGTATCCAGAATTCATTGAAAAAGCAAATGAGGAAGGAGAAGGCAAAGCTGCATGGAGTTTCAAGGTTGCAAATGAAGTTGAAGCCATCCACGCAGAACTGTACAAGAAAGCACTTGAAAATATCGGAAACAACGAAGAAGTAGACTACTATGTCTGCGAGGTTTGTGGAAATACTGTAGAAGGCAGCGCACCTGATGTTTGTCCGATTTGTGGTGCTCCCGCTTCCAAATTTGAAAAAATTAACTAA
- a CDS encoding GTP-binding protein, translated as MKFIIMAGRPESGKRDAVFALGKKLVAQGQKGALIITEKGEYDSGYKDSSIPGLTVTELFLDCTPCSLRFVLEKMLKKMRNSDFIVIELSGSTLLLETRESLEPMKLPNLSFSPIVYFVNAETFRIDIPVYPEFFLSQIRDSDIICINRGSAGEGQVEDLRAFLIRINSNATILELPSVAASSKYQELFGLIE; from the coding sequence ATGAAATTCATTATAATGGCCGGCAGGCCGGAAAGTGGAAAAAGGGATGCCGTTTTTGCTCTTGGGAAGAAGCTTGTTGCGCAAGGGCAAAAAGGGGCTCTCATTATAACTGAAAAAGGGGAATACGACTCTGGCTACAAAGATTCTTCTATTCCAGGCCTTACGGTTACTGAGTTGTTTTTGGACTGTACGCCATGCAGTTTGCGCTTTGTTCTTGAAAAAATGCTAAAGAAAATGCGTAATTCCGATTTTATCGTAATAGAATTGTCTGGGAGCACTTTACTCCTTGAAACCAGGGAAAGTCTTGAACCAATGAAACTTCCTAACCTCTCTTTTTCCCCAATAGTTTACTTTGTAAATGCTGAAACATTCAGGATCGATATTCCTGTATATCCGGAGTTTTTCCTGTCACAGATACGGGACTCAGATATTATTTGCATTAACCGGGGTTCAGCAGGTGAAGGACAGGTTGAAGACCTGCGTGCTTTCCTCATAAGGATTAATTCTAATGCTACTATTCTTGAATTACCTTCTGTTGCTGCTAGTAGTAAATATCAGGAACTTTTTGGACTCATTGAATGA
- the mbhE gene encoding hydrogen gas-evolving membrane-bound hydrogenase subunit E, whose protein sequence is MDSFNAIVLSIFLPFIAALLVPLVEKVIKQRVGWFSAAIAFISFILIGQVTHNVVEGHTIEQSITWLPSAGIEFGIYVDGLSMMIGFIASGIGVIIMSYSNGYMSHKEDLPRYYQYLLLFMGSMIGMIFSSNIVQLFIFWELTSITSFMLIGYWRSKPASIYGATKSLLLTAGGGLFMLAGFILLHSITGTFDIPTILHNPEIVQDLKAHPLFLATLILIVIGAASKSAQGPFYIWLPNAMEAPTPVSAFLHSATMVKAGIYLIARVHPIFSGTDAWFLLVGGIGIFTMLLAGFLAFRQTDIKAILAYSTISQLAYMMTMYGYTSYHEPGIGVAAATFHLLNHATFKACLFLVAGIVAHEAATRDIRKLGGLRKEMPITFIIASIAALAMAGVPPLNGFLSKEMFYETSLEMGHVLGGPFEFLIPAAAVMAGVFTFAYSIKLIDGIFLGKRHDDHLPEHIHEAPYTMLVPAAFLALLVIFIGISPSQAVHYIIEPTTAGILLEEVHLHVALWHGFTTSLMMTIATFLIGIAVYTKYDNIAAWQNRTNERYPWFSVNYVYDRIVNGAKYRAGSFAARAQPGPVKTYISAMLLLFVVLGAIPAFIVTATLIPDSMNFNVPAYEILILGMMIIAAVASAVLRKYLHAIIALSSVGYLVSLVFIYLKAPDLALTQILVETLTTIIFLLVIVKVPQTFREKISNTTLAKDLIIASAVSLIVLVLMLNATQGIVSPLESLSYYFVENSLPLAGGHNIVNVIIVDFRGYDTLGEISVLCLAALGAYNLISSRGDNQ, encoded by the coding sequence ATGGACTCCTTTAATGCAATTGTTCTGTCAATTTTCTTACCATTTATTGCTGCTTTATTGGTGCCCCTTGTGGAAAAGGTCATCAAGCAGCGTGTTGGATGGTTCTCAGCAGCCATTGCATTTATCAGTTTTATCCTCATCGGACAGGTTACCCATAACGTGGTAGAAGGACATACAATTGAACAGTCAATAACCTGGTTGCCCTCTGCAGGCATTGAATTTGGAATTTATGTTGACGGCCTTTCAATGATGATAGGCTTCATAGCATCCGGTATTGGCGTAATCATAATGTCCTATTCAAATGGCTACATGTCACACAAGGAAGACCTGCCACGATACTACCAGTACCTGTTACTTTTTATGGGATCCATGATAGGGATGATTTTTTCATCCAACATCGTACAGTTGTTCATTTTCTGGGAACTCACCAGTATTACTTCATTCATGCTTATCGGCTACTGGAGAAGTAAACCGGCTTCCATTTACGGAGCTACCAAATCATTACTTCTCACAGCCGGAGGCGGCCTATTCATGCTGGCTGGCTTCATATTACTTCACAGCATAACAGGCACATTCGACATCCCTACAATCCTCCATAATCCGGAAATCGTGCAGGATCTAAAGGCACACCCGCTGTTCCTTGCAACCCTTATCCTGATAGTAATCGGTGCTGCATCGAAATCCGCACAAGGACCCTTTTATATATGGCTTCCTAATGCAATGGAAGCTCCGACCCCAGTGAGTGCTTTCCTCCATTCAGCAACAATGGTAAAAGCCGGTATTTACTTAATTGCACGAGTACACCCAATCTTTTCCGGAACAGATGCATGGTTCCTTCTTGTAGGAGGAATTGGTATTTTCACAATGCTGCTTGCAGGATTCCTCGCATTCAGGCAAACAGATATCAAAGCAATCCTTGCATACTCCACCATCAGCCAACTTGCCTACATGATGACAATGTACGGATACACATCATACCATGAACCCGGCATTGGAGTTGCAGCAGCTACATTCCACCTTCTCAACCATGCGACATTCAAAGCATGCCTGTTCCTTGTAGCCGGAATTGTAGCACATGAAGCTGCCACCCGGGACATTCGCAAGCTTGGAGGATTGCGAAAAGAAATGCCAATTACTTTCATAATCGCATCAATAGCAGCCCTGGCCATGGCAGGAGTGCCTCCCCTAAACGGATTCCTCAGCAAAGAAATGTTCTATGAGACTTCCCTTGAGATGGGACATGTGCTGGGAGGACCGTTCGAATTCCTCATACCAGCTGCGGCAGTCATGGCTGGCGTATTCACATTCGCTTATTCAATAAAGCTCATAGACGGGATATTCCTCGGGAAAAGACATGACGACCATCTTCCCGAGCACATCCATGAAGCACCATATACAATGCTGGTTCCTGCAGCCTTTCTGGCACTTCTTGTAATATTCATAGGAATATCGCCTTCACAGGCAGTTCATTACATAATTGAACCAACTACTGCCGGAATCCTCCTTGAGGAAGTACATTTACATGTAGCCCTATGGCATGGATTTACAACATCCCTTATGATGACGATTGCAACTTTCCTGATAGGAATTGCAGTTTACACCAAATATGACAACATTGCTGCATGGCAAAACAGGACTAATGAACGCTACCCATGGTTTAGTGTGAATTATGTATATGACAGGATAGTAAACGGAGCAAAATACAGGGCTGGAAGCTTTGCCGCACGTGCACAGCCCGGGCCCGTGAAGACATACATTAGTGCAATGTTGCTGCTATTCGTAGTTCTGGGAGCAATCCCCGCCTTTATTGTCACAGCAACATTGATTCCGGACAGCATGAATTTCAATGTTCCTGCATATGAAATATTGATCCTTGGTATGATGATAATTGCAGCTGTGGCATCTGCAGTATTGAGAAAATATCTGCACGCCATAATTGCGCTTTCATCTGTCGGATACCTTGTGAGCCTTGTATTCATCTATCTCAAGGCACCTGACCTGGCCCTCACCCAAATACTTGTGGAAACACTTACAACAATCATTTTCCTGCTGGTAATTGTAAAAGTACCCCAGACATTCAGGGAAAAAATATCCAACACAACCCTAGCAAAAGATCTTATCATCGCATCAGCAGTTTCCCTGATAGTGCTGGTGTTGATGCTTAATGCTACGCAGGGAATTGTATCCCCATTGGAATCCCTTTCATACTATTTCGTTGAAAACAGCCTGCCTCTCGCCGGAGGACACAACATTGTCAACGTTATTATCGTTGACTTCAGGGGATATGACACACTTGGAGAAATCTCAGTCTTGTGTCTTGCAGCCCTAGGCGCATACAACCTTATAAGCAGCAGAGGTGATAACCAGTGA
- a CDS encoding DUF3887 domain-containing protein encodes MKKLVLAVLVLLAIFSAGCVQETENNDVQEKVDPIADRLVEAIIEKNYTKFSEDFTPLMQKALPEEMFVENNKLVLETLGEPTSKEFLKAVEGDRYTTVTYVLTFEDESEAFFNIALLEEHNETKIAGVWIDSPILREKLDLERKERHP; translated from the coding sequence GTGAAAAAACTAGTTTTAGCCGTTTTGGTCCTTTTAGCAATATTCTCTGCCGGATGTGTGCAGGAGACAGAAAATAACGACGTACAGGAAAAAGTGGATCCAATAGCAGACAGACTTGTTGAAGCAATTATTGAAAAAAATTATACCAAGTTTTCCGAGGATTTCACACCATTGATGCAAAAAGCATTACCTGAAGAAATGTTTGTTGAAAACAACAAACTTGTTTTGGAAACACTCGGAGAGCCTACGTCAAAAGAATTCCTGAAAGCGGTTGAAGGAGACCGCTATACTACAGTAACCTATGTGCTTACCTTCGAAGATGAGTCGGAAGCATTTTTTAACATCGCTTTACTGGAAGAACATAACGAAACAAAGATAGCAGGCGTTTGGATTGATTCGCCTATATTAAGAGAGAAGCTTGATCTGGAGAGAAAAGAAAGGCACCCCTAA
- a CDS encoding winged helix-turn-helix domain-containing protein — MDEDYDELDDIMMRAPSQGEAVKQEHDLMNKAASHPLRRKMISAIGSFGIAENELAGAVDSDDTSIKYHVDFLLSGDFIKTEGGSYRLTDKGLELLSDCNARDKLPKC; from the coding sequence ATGGATGAAGATTACGACGAACTTGATGATATAATGATGCGTGCTCCCTCTCAGGGTGAAGCTGTTAAACAGGAACATGATCTCATGAACAAGGCTGCTTCCCATCCCCTGAGGAGGAAAATGATCTCAGCGATTGGTAGTTTTGGAATCGCTGAAAATGAATTGGCAGGAGCAGTTGATTCTGATGATACTTCGATTAAGTATCATGTTGACTTCCTGCTGAGTGGCGATTTCATCAAAACCGAAGGCGGATCCTACAGGCTGACAGACAAAGGTCTGGAACTGCTTTCCGATTGTAATGCCCGGGATAAACTTCCTAAATGCTGA
- a CDS encoding Rieske (2Fe-2S) protein: protein MAEYLELCKTNEIPEGEMKGIEVNGQKILVANIEGDFYAMDAVCSHMKGDLPSGKLRGK from the coding sequence ATGGCTGAATACCTTGAATTATGTAAGACCAATGAAATTCCTGAAGGGGAAATGAAAGGAATCGAAGTTAACGGGCAGAAAATCCTCGTTGCCAATATTGAAGGTGACTTTTACGCAATGGATGCTGTCTGCAGTCACATGAAGGGAGATCTTCCTTCGGGGAAACTAAGGGGAAAATAG
- a CDS encoding ABC transporter ATP-binding protein: MNRIVEVQDVTRVYQMGKNKVHALNGVSFSIEQGDFTTIMGSSGSGKSTLLNMIGCLDQPTSGIVRINGVDIQKVTDDELTRIRRNNIGFIFQQFNLIPTLTALENVEIPMIFNRIPKEKRQEKALKLLEDASLDPEYATHKPNELSGGQQQRVAIARALANDPPIILADEPTGNLDSKTGKGVMELLSNLNHRGRTLIVVTHDPQITEYSHHTIRLQDGEVVDEGN, encoded by the coding sequence ATGAACAGGATAGTTGAGGTTCAGGATGTCACCCGTGTGTACCAGATGGGCAAAAATAAAGTACATGCCCTAAATGGTGTCTCCTTCTCGATTGAACAAGGTGATTTTACGACCATCATGGGTTCATCCGGATCGGGGAAATCCACGCTTCTGAACATGATAGGGTGTCTTGATCAGCCGACCAGTGGCATTGTTCGCATTAATGGTGTTGATATCCAAAAGGTTACCGATGATGAATTGACTCGTATCAGGAGGAATAACATCGGCTTCATTTTCCAGCAATTCAATCTGATTCCAACACTTACTGCTCTTGAGAACGTTGAAATTCCCATGATTTTCAACCGTATTCCTAAAGAGAAGCGGCAGGAAAAGGCACTCAAGCTTCTTGAAGATGCAAGTCTGGATCCTGAATATGCAACACATAAACCAAATGAACTTTCCGGTGGCCAACAACAGCGGGTCGCAATTGCCCGGGCACTTGCCAATGATCCTCCAATTATTCTTGCCGACGAGCCAACCGGAAACCTGGATTCCAAAACCGGAAAAGGGGTAATGGAACTGCTAAGCAATCTGAATCACCGGGGCAGAACCCTGATAGTAGTGACGCACGATCCGCAAATAACCGAGTATTCACACCACACGATACGTTTGCAGGATGGGGAGGTCGTTGATGAGGGCAATTGA
- a CDS encoding NADH-quinone oxidoreductase subunit K: MNSALLSITIALLFGIGTFLILRKDLIKIVIGLSILSHAVNMLIVSTGLFENGKVPIITGEHAEHSSGIVFTDDLANSVLAPVVPESAEMIYVDPLVQALVLTAIVISLATTAFILILAYRIYEEYGTTDISKLRRLWG, translated from the coding sequence ATGAACAGTGCGTTACTTTCGATAACCATAGCTTTACTTTTTGGAATCGGTACTTTCCTCATCCTCAGGAAAGATCTAATCAAAATAGTCATCGGGCTTTCCATACTTTCACATGCAGTTAACATGTTAATTGTTTCAACCGGATTGTTTGAAAACGGGAAAGTTCCAATTATAACCGGCGAGCACGCCGAACATTCATCCGGCATAGTTTTTACAGACGACCTTGCAAACTCGGTCCTTGCACCAGTAGTTCCGGAGTCTGCTGAAATGATATATGTTGACCCACTGGTTCAGGCCCTCGTACTTACTGCAATTGTAATCAGTCTGGCAACAACCGCATTCATTTTGATCCTTGCTTATCGCATATACGAAGAATACGGCACAACGGACATCTCAAAACTACGGAGGCTATGGGGATAA
- a CDS encoding ABC transporter permease produces MRAIDSFRNNMYTQLAERNLKRQKVRTILAAIGIIIGVMAISSMGVLGNTLKLSVEDSFGDIGDRLIIYPTAGEDSVTERQVGDIERVRGIEQIIPFWVTGEAIESRDEIYYGTAYGIESDKLSNLVELEEGRFFKSGSTECVVGNRLASELELKTGSKVEVDGSRLRVVGILKEQGIGIDISADGSIFTSFDMYEKLYPEEGDGYDQVVVVVEDINQVDSVKDDIDETLNRKEKKVEIFATNIINQEIDTAFRSISLFLMGIGSISLLVAGVSILNVMLMSTMERTREIGIMKAVGASKNDVLKMFLYEALFLGILASAAGGILTVGGSMGLIYLITKDISYFFSITTILYISAGVAFGIGTSLIGGLYPAWKASMMKPLDALRYE; encoded by the coding sequence ATGAGGGCAATTGACAGCTTTCGCAACAATATGTACACTCAGCTTGCGGAACGTAATCTTAAACGGCAGAAAGTAAGGACTATCCTTGCGGCAATTGGTATTATCATTGGTGTAATGGCAATTTCTTCCATGGGGGTGCTTGGGAACACTCTCAAATTATCTGTTGAGGATTCATTCGGGGATATTGGGGATCGGCTGATCATTTATCCTACTGCCGGGGAAGATTCCGTCACTGAGAGGCAGGTGGGGGACATAGAGAGGGTTCGCGGGATCGAGCAGATTATTCCTTTCTGGGTGACAGGCGAGGCCATTGAGTCACGGGATGAGATCTATTATGGAACTGCTTATGGAATTGAATCAGACAAGCTTTCAAATCTGGTGGAGCTTGAAGAAGGCCGATTCTTCAAATCCGGATCTACGGAATGTGTAGTTGGAAATCGTTTAGCTTCCGAACTTGAACTAAAAACAGGTAGCAAAGTTGAAGTTGATGGATCAAGACTCCGTGTGGTTGGGATTCTTAAGGAGCAGGGTATTGGAATTGATATAAGTGCCGATGGTAGTATCTTCACCTCTTTTGATATGTACGAAAAACTCTATCCTGAAGAAGGGGATGGCTACGATCAGGTTGTGGTGGTAGTTGAGGACATAAATCAGGTAGATTCTGTCAAGGATGATATTGATGAGACGCTGAACAGGAAAGAAAAAAAAGTGGAAATCTTTGCAACCAATATAATTAACCAGGAAATTGATACAGCTTTCAGATCAATTTCACTGTTCCTTATGGGGATTGGTTCTATTTCCCTTCTGGTTGCAGGTGTCAGTATTCTCAATGTCATGCTCATGTCTACCATGGAACGTACTCGTGAAATCGGCATCATGAAAGCTGTAGGGGCATCAAAAAACGATGTTCTCAAAATGTTTTTGTATGAAGCCCTGTTCCTCGGGATACTCGCAAGTGCAGCAGGTGGAATACTTACGGTAGGTGGAAGTATGGGTTTGATTTACCTTATAACAAAAGACATCTCTTATTTCTTCTCTATAACAACAATCCTCTACATCAGTGCAGGAGTTGCTTTTGGAATCGGGACAAGCCTGATAGGAGGTCTTTATCCTGCCTGGAAAGCATCCATGATGAAACCACTGGATGCATTGAGATATGAATGA
- a CDS encoding monovalent cation/H+ antiporter subunit B, producing MTTLITKTVTKICIPLIILFSISLLLAGHNNPGGGFIGGVMFAAVISLTYVVFGLKNMKTIFNPGWDRVFAFGLLLASLTAFAAIPFGHHFFRSAVAFVHLPLFGEIELVSAALFDTGVYFVVIGSLLYIFKTLGEDK from the coding sequence GTGACGACCCTCATCACAAAAACTGTTACTAAAATATGCATTCCGCTAATTATTTTATTCTCAATCTCCCTGCTACTCGCAGGTCATAATAACCCGGGAGGAGGATTTATAGGCGGAGTTATGTTTGCTGCGGTAATTTCCCTCACATACGTAGTTTTTGGATTAAAGAATATGAAAACTATATTTAATCCGGGTTGGGACAGAGTATTTGCATTCGGACTCTTGCTCGCATCGCTTACAGCTTTCGCAGCCATTCCCTTTGGACACCACTTTTTCAGAAGTGCGGTTGCTTTTGTGCACCTGCCTCTTTTCGGGGAAATTGAGTTAGTATCGGCTGCACTTTTTGACACAGGCGTTTACTTCGTAGTAATTGGAAGCCTGCTTTACATATTCAAAACACTGGGAGAGGACAAATGA
- a CDS encoding COG1361 S-layer family protein has product MKPVFLFSFFAILCIMLVPASADTEIRPTVSVTYTVDPVVLLPGDSGTITFELKNMASGEVYVEEDDETFDMNAYVASATLKGEDSVKSGGTTFTDVGLLGPGDSITFTFNIRASANASSGTHYLNLEIVGGSDMQDLNYKVPVKVDSRKVDLIIADFPATTINEISTVSVDVVNPLSGSVTGVIVIPKGNDVGFTPSEYFVGNIEGGNSSAVSLTLNTMQSSEGVKDISFDVFYYNGDNLHTFTEDTTLEIVERSSLIFTNLEITRFGNSYLFTGDLNNFGTTSAQNVILSIYPEEGIEPVQPSGSYFIGTLEADDFSGFELSALVTGDNVTEIPVLIEFRDSGNTYASAIENLPLESGRVSSSSSESGIPVYVWAIILLSTGVIGFVIYRSWKSSKEPDSQVVNDEQDS; this is encoded by the coding sequence ATGAAACCAGTTTTCCTTTTTTCTTTTTTTGCAATTCTTTGTATTATGCTGGTTCCGGCAAGTGCAGACACTGAAATACGTCCTACGGTTTCCGTGACCTACACCGTTGATCCCGTTGTACTGCTTCCGGGAGATTCCGGCACGATTACTTTTGAATTAAAAAATATGGCAAGTGGTGAAGTTTATGTTGAGGAAGATGACGAAACTTTCGATATGAATGCATACGTCGCCAGTGCAACTCTCAAAGGTGAGGATTCTGTGAAATCCGGTGGCACAACGTTTACAGACGTTGGCCTTCTGGGTCCTGGTGATTCAATCACATTTACATTCAATATTCGTGCATCAGCCAATGCTTCATCTGGAACCCATTACCTCAATCTTGAAATTGTGGGTGGCAGCGATATGCAGGATTTGAACTACAAGGTTCCGGTAAAGGTTGATTCCCGGAAGGTCGATTTGATTATTGCCGACTTTCCTGCAACTACTATCAATGAAATATCCACAGTCTCTGTTGATGTAGTAAACCCACTATCCGGGTCGGTAACAGGCGTTATTGTTATACCCAAAGGAAACGATGTTGGCTTCACACCGTCTGAATACTTCGTAGGCAATATTGAGGGAGGCAACAGTTCTGCTGTCAGTCTCACCCTGAATACAATGCAGTCTTCTGAAGGGGTCAAAGACATATCTTTCGATGTTTTCTACTACAACGGCGATAATCTTCACACTTTTACGGAAGATACAACTCTCGAAATTGTGGAAAGATCTTCACTCATATTTACTAATCTTGAAATCACCAGATTTGGAAACAGTTATCTTTTTACCGGAGATCTGAATAACTTTGGCACAACATCTGCCCAGAATGTTATTTTATCCATTTACCCTGAGGAAGGAATCGAACCAGTCCAGCCTTCCGGTAGCTATTTTATAGGCACATTAGAGGCAGATGATTTTAGTGGGTTTGAATTATCTGCTTTGGTAACAGGTGATAATGTAACTGAAATACCGGTTCTTATTGAATTCAGGGATTCAGGCAATACCTACGCAAGTGCTATAGAAAATCTTCCACTGGAGTCTGGCCGTGTTTCATCTTCCAGTTCTGAAAGTGGCATTCCGGTTTATGTGTGGGCCATCATTTTGCTATCTACAGGAGTCATTGGCTTTGTTATCTATCGCTCATGGAAAAGCTCGAAAGAGCCGGATTCCCAGGTTGTGAACGATGAACAGGATAGTTGA